A genomic segment from Bartonella ancashensis encodes:
- a CDS encoding LPS-assembly protein LptD has protein sequence MISLSHILFFVLSLSLLYPVQAQSSATFSGKLDSKDSFLLSADELIYNHSAYTVSAQGNVQIEYDGNKATAQKVTYNQKTGQVVAEGNVEITQKNGNKIYSSRIDMTKNFGDGFINALRIETINNTYFAAANARRQNDQIIIFNDAIYTACKPCHDTSSKEALWQIKAKKIIWNNENKTIRFEGGHFELFGKPIISFPIFELPDPTVKRASGFLIPHFSYNNNLGMGITNSYFWNLSPNYDFTLSSTIYMKQGLLTEGEWHQQFETGSYNVRFAHMYQINPHLFDDNTIDSKKVHRYMLATKGGFRINSHWTYGWDILAQSDQNFSRTYKLTDYNDPVQLSQIYLNGLAGKNYFDARFYHFQIQNSLSNDIINRRHFPQAWILPRVEYFWTADEPIYTGEISFHGHMRSIYRNHTYVTGDNWQNHSPNTTKTSEISGNNFLLTGELEWKKRFNTPNGLIIAPTLALRTNAITFNTHNNNTTYATDSSSIKLDTASSAIHSVATVGLELRYPLLITSKISSQILEPIVQIFVRNNEHYTEYLPNEDAQNFIFDATTLFQRNKFPGYDRIEGGTRTNIGLRYSGSFNNNWSFYSLIGQSLHLAGKNPFTGKDPISGLETANSDYVAMLNVNHNSGFSITSRGRFDQKTGKINHSGIEASQRWLNFKLAVQYAYLADKYVQNRQEISFQTSIKLSDNWSIGGRSGYDLAFKKFVKQGINLNYEDECFKIAFGYQQEISPHTSKHLKNFNLSLSLRTISDIGEKMQLN, from the coding sequence ATGATTTCGTTAAGCCATATTCTTTTCTTTGTTTTAAGCCTATCTTTACTATATCCTGTACAAGCACAAAGCTCGGCTACTTTTAGTGGAAAATTAGACTCAAAGGACTCTTTTCTACTCTCTGCCGATGAACTCATTTATAACCACAGTGCTTATACCGTCTCTGCACAAGGAAATGTTCAGATAGAATACGATGGCAACAAAGCTACTGCCCAAAAAGTTACTTATAACCAAAAAACAGGACAAGTTGTGGCAGAAGGAAATGTTGAAATCACTCAAAAAAACGGAAATAAAATCTATTCTAGCAGAATTGACATGACCAAAAATTTTGGTGACGGTTTTATAAATGCCCTACGTATAGAAACAATCAACAATACTTATTTCGCCGCCGCTAATGCAAGAAGACAGAATGACCAAATAATAATCTTTAATGATGCTATATATACAGCTTGTAAACCGTGCCACGATACATCAAGTAAAGAAGCTCTATGGCAAATTAAAGCAAAAAAAATCATCTGGAATAATGAGAATAAAACAATCCGCTTCGAGGGTGGCCACTTTGAACTCTTTGGAAAACCTATTATCTCATTTCCAATTTTTGAACTCCCGGATCCAACTGTAAAACGTGCCAGCGGCTTCCTAATCCCCCATTTTTCCTACAACAATAACCTTGGCATGGGTATAACGAATTCTTATTTTTGGAATCTGTCTCCTAATTACGATTTTACTCTATCCTCAACCATCTACATGAAACAGGGACTTTTAACCGAAGGTGAATGGCATCAACAGTTTGAAACAGGCTCTTACAACGTCCGCTTTGCCCATATGTACCAGATAAATCCTCATCTCTTTGATGATAATACGATCGATTCTAAAAAAGTTCATCGCTATATGCTGGCAACGAAAGGTGGTTTTCGTATTAATTCACACTGGACCTACGGTTGGGATATCCTTGCACAATCAGACCAAAACTTTAGTCGTACATACAAACTCACAGACTACAATGACCCTGTGCAACTTTCTCAAATTTACCTAAATGGCTTAGCAGGTAAAAATTACTTTGATGCACGTTTTTATCATTTTCAAATCCAAAACTCCTTGTCCAATGATATAATAAACAGGCGCCATTTTCCACAAGCATGGATACTACCCCGTGTTGAATATTTTTGGACAGCTGATGAACCAATTTACACTGGGGAGATTAGCTTTCATGGCCATATGCGCTCAATCTATCGTAATCACACCTATGTTACGGGAGACAACTGGCAAAATCATTCCCCTAATACCACAAAAACCTCTGAAATATCTGGAAACAATTTCCTTTTGACAGGAGAGTTAGAGTGGAAAAAACGTTTTAATACCCCGAACGGACTAATTATAGCGCCTACTCTTGCCCTACGTACAAACGCAATCACATTCAATACTCATAACAATAATACCACATATGCTACTGATAGCTCTTCAATAAAATTGGATACTGCCTCATCTGCAATCCATAGTGTAGCGACGGTGGGTTTAGAATTACGTTATCCTCTTCTCATAACTTCTAAAATTTCCTCACAAATTTTAGAACCAATAGTCCAGATTTTCGTGCGCAATAATGAACACTACACCGAATACTTACCAAACGAAGATGCGCAAAACTTCATATTTGATGCAACAACCCTATTTCAACGTAATAAATTTCCTGGATATGATCGTATTGAAGGAGGGACAAGAACAAATATAGGCTTACGGTATTCTGGAAGCTTTAATAACAATTGGTCATTTTATAGCCTCATCGGTCAATCACTTCATCTTGCTGGAAAAAACCCTTTTACAGGAAAAGATCCTATTTCTGGCCTCGAAACAGCTAACTCTGACTATGTCGCCATGCTTAATGTAAACCACAATAGCGGTTTCTCCATAACATCTCGTGGGCGTTTTGACCAAAAAACAGGAAAAATCAATCACAGTGGAATAGAAGCGTCACAAAGGTGGTTAAACTTTAAATTAGCTGTACAATATGCTTATCTAGCTGATAAATATGTACAAAATCGACAAGAAATTTCTTTTCAAACGAGCATAAAATTATCTGATAACTGGTCTATCGGTGGTAGAAGTGGTTATGATTTGGCCTTCAAAAAGTTTGTAAAACAGGGGATAAATTTAAATTACGAAGACGAATGCTTCAAAATAGCATTTGGTTATCAGCAGGAGATAAGTCCACATACCTCAAAACATCTTAAAAATTTCAACCTTTCTCTTTCACTGCGTACAATTTCAGATATTGGTGAGAAAATGCAACTAAACTGA
- the pdxA gene encoding 4-hydroxythreonine-4-phosphate dehydrogenase PdxA, protein MSSLVVSSGDPAGIGPEAVIKAWNMRNMRHIPPFFLLADPDIIRSRANFLQLDIAIEVVSLNTLAKKFSNSSSCNAAKKNSQSDQLGIPSPSNAAGIIEAIRQSVQLIQSGHARAMITCPIAKKILYDAGFEFPGHTEFLAHLAYKSSGRRYHPVMMLSGPQLKTVPITVHIPLSEISSHLTSNLIVQTALTVEKSLRTQFAISKPRLAVAGLNPHAGENGAIGKEDVEIITPAIMNLKDKGVRIVGPLSSDTMFHERARQTYDVALCMYHDQALIPVKTLNFDNTVNITLGLPFIRTSPDHGTAFDIANRGIASPESFIAALIAADKLANNNYLVCQ, encoded by the coding sequence ATGAGCTCGTTAGTTGTTAGCAGCGGTGATCCAGCGGGTATAGGGCCTGAAGCGGTTATTAAAGCGTGGAATATGCGTAATATGCGTCACATTCCACCTTTTTTTCTTCTTGCTGATCCTGATATTATTCGATCACGTGCTAATTTTTTACAACTCGATATCGCTATAGAAGTTGTTTCTTTAAACACTCTTGCCAAAAAATTTTCAAACAGCTCTTCCTGTAATGCCGCTAAAAAAAATTCGCAAAGTGACCAATTAGGAATCCCTTCGCCAAGCAATGCTGCTGGAATAATTGAAGCAATAAGACAATCTGTTCAGCTAATTCAAAGTGGGCACGCACGTGCGATGATTACCTGTCCTATTGCAAAAAAAATACTTTATGATGCTGGTTTTGAATTTCCAGGTCATACTGAATTTCTTGCTCATCTTGCTTATAAGAGTTCCGGCAGACGCTACCATCCAGTCATGATGCTATCTGGACCTCAATTAAAGACAGTTCCCATTACTGTTCATATTCCACTCAGTGAAATATCCTCACATCTTACTTCCAATTTAATTGTACAAACTGCTTTAACGGTTGAAAAATCTTTAAGGACGCAATTTGCAATTTCTAAGCCCCGTTTAGCTGTTGCTGGTCTTAATCCTCACGCCGGAGAAAATGGAGCAATCGGAAAAGAAGATGTTGAAATTATTACACCTGCTATCATGAACCTTAAGGATAAGGGAGTAAGAATTGTAGGTCCCCTCTCTTCGGATACGATGTTTCACGAGCGTGCAAGACAAACATACGATGTAGCCCTCTGTATGTATCACGATCAAGCCCTCATTCCTGTTAAAACATTGAATTTTGACAATACTGTTAATATTACCTTAGGGTTACCTTTTATTAGAACATCACCAGATCATGGAACTGCTTTTGATATTGCTAATCGTGGTATAGCTTCTCCTGAAAGTTTTATTGCTGCCCTTATAGCAGCTGATAAACTCGCAAATAATAATTATTTAGTATGTCAATAG
- the rsmA gene encoding 16S rRNA (adenine(1518)-N(6)/adenine(1519)-N(6))-dimethyltransferase RsmA, which produces MSIDNLPPLREVINTYGLKAHKALGQNFLFDLNLTSKIAHQAGNLENKPVLEIGPGPGGLTRALLTKGAIVTAIERDERCIPALLEIKKHYPKKLRIICGDALKQDFSNIFDINKEKPYIVANLPYNIGTQLLLNWLLTQSWPPFYQSMTLMFQREVAERIVASPQSPNYSRLSVLAGWRTIAKIAFDIHPQAFIPAPKVVSSVVHITPRLQPLTCSEQKLSLVTQTAFGQKRKMLRQSLKSIGGDMLLKKANIDGTRRAETLSVLEFVTLANLLI; this is translated from the coding sequence ATGTCAATAGATAACCTTCCTCCTCTACGTGAAGTGATCAACACATATGGGCTCAAAGCTCATAAAGCTTTAGGCCAAAATTTCCTCTTTGATCTTAATTTAACTTCTAAAATCGCTCATCAGGCCGGAAACTTAGAGAACAAACCTGTCCTTGAAATTGGCCCTGGCCCTGGTGGTCTTACTCGCGCTTTACTCACGAAAGGTGCTATCGTAACAGCAATAGAACGTGACGAACGCTGCATACCAGCACTGTTAGAGATAAAAAAACACTACCCAAAAAAATTAAGGATTATCTGTGGTGATGCATTAAAACAAGACTTCTCAAATATTTTTGATATAAACAAAGAAAAACCATATATTGTTGCAAACCTTCCATATAACATTGGAACGCAGCTTCTATTAAATTGGCTTTTGACACAATCATGGCCTCCATTCTACCAATCGATGACTCTTATGTTTCAGCGCGAAGTAGCTGAACGCATCGTTGCTTCTCCCCAATCGCCTAATTATAGCCGCCTTAGTGTTTTAGCTGGCTGGCGCACCATTGCAAAAATCGCCTTTGATATTCACCCTCAAGCTTTTATACCAGCCCCTAAAGTAGTATCTTCTGTTGTTCATATTACCCCACGCTTGCAACCCCTCACGTGCTCAGAACAAAAACTGAGCTTGGTAACACAAACTGCTTTTGGACAAAAAAGAAAAATGCTCCGCCAAAGTCTAAAGAGCATCGGAGGAGATATGCTTTTGAAAAAAGCAAATATTGACGGAACACGTCGAGCTGAAACACTTTCAGTTCTTGAATTCGTAACTTTAGCAAATTTACTTATTTAA
- a CDS encoding acyl carrier protein: protein MSDTEERVKKIIVEHLGVDADKVVENASFIDDLGADSLDTVELVMAFEEEFGIEIPDDAAETIFTVSDAVKFIDKASA from the coding sequence ATGAGTGATACAGAAGAGCGTGTTAAGAAGATTATCGTGGAGCATCTTGGAGTTGACGCAGACAAGGTAGTAGAGAATGCGAGCTTTATTGATGATCTTGGAGCAGATAGCCTTGATACGGTTGAGCTTGTTATGGCTTTTGAAGAGGAATTCGGTATAGAAATCCCAGATGATGCTGCCGAGACGATTTTTACGGTTAGTGATGCAGTAAAGTTTATTGATAAAGCTTCTGCGTAG
- a CDS encoding undecaprenyl-diphosphatase has product MSLAYQIDVILFKTLAGDYQTWPVFAFWGILCAKFLVYSIPLHLVFLWFCGGRAERYVVLSVCASIAMALFLGYCISLIYFRPRPFVTHLTHSLIQHRATASFPSHHALIFASYAFCLYFHKCKTSPRLALISLIFVCWGRVFVGVHYPLDVLAAAILGYLVSFIIVKFVVLRFPKFLCEIPPLRYNLRMNIHSE; this is encoded by the coding sequence GTGAGTTTAGCGTATCAAATTGATGTAATACTTTTTAAGACACTTGCAGGTGACTACCAGACGTGGCCTGTTTTTGCTTTTTGGGGGATTCTCTGTGCAAAATTCTTAGTTTATAGTATTCCACTACATCTTGTTTTTTTGTGGTTTTGCGGTGGGCGTGCAGAGAGATATGTAGTACTTAGTGTCTGTGCTAGTATTGCTATGGCTCTCTTTCTAGGGTACTGTATTTCCTTGATTTATTTTCGTCCTCGTCCATTTGTCACGCATTTAACGCACTCATTGATACAGCACCGGGCGACGGCTTCTTTTCCAAGTCATCACGCGTTAATTTTCGCATCTTATGCGTTTTGTCTCTATTTCCATAAATGTAAAACAAGTCCTAGATTGGCATTAATATCTTTAATTTTTGTTTGCTGGGGGCGCGTTTTTGTGGGTGTGCATTATCCTCTTGATGTGTTAGCTGCCGCAATCTTAGGATATTTAGTAAGCTTTATTATTGTTAAATTTGTCGTGTTACGTTTTCCTAAATTTTTATGTGAAATTCCACCTTTAAGGTATAATTTAAGGATGAATATTCATTCAGAGTAG
- the gmk gene encoding guanylate kinase, with protein sequence MTLLERKFDAQRIGVRRGFLFILSSPSGAGKSTLAQLMLKDGKLDLSISMTTRQRRSSEVHGLHYYFVSREEFERRCDRNEFVEWAEVHGNYYGTLYDNVKNTLNAGRDMLFDIDYQGTKQLKEKMPGDTVSVFILPPSMKELVSRLHRRAEDSHDAIRLRLNNARTEIQQWHRYDYVIINEDLNQSLFFVRSIYFAEAVKRERCCFLESFVNELASEKID encoded by the coding sequence ATGACATTACTTGAGAGAAAGTTTGATGCTCAAAGGATAGGCGTACGTCGTGGTTTTTTGTTTATTCTTTCATCTCCTTCAGGTGCTGGTAAATCAACTCTTGCGCAGTTGATGCTAAAAGATGGAAAGTTGGATCTCTCCATAAGTATGACTACACGACAAAGGCGCTCTAGTGAAGTTCATGGTCTTCACTATTATTTTGTTTCAAGAGAAGAGTTTGAACGTAGATGCGATAGAAATGAGTTCGTAGAGTGGGCAGAAGTTCATGGTAATTACTACGGAACTCTGTATGACAATGTTAAGAATACATTGAACGCTGGTCGAGATATGCTTTTTGATATTGATTATCAAGGTACTAAGCAACTTAAAGAGAAAATGCCAGGTGATACGGTATCTGTTTTCATTCTTCCCCCATCAATGAAAGAACTTGTTTCGCGGTTACATCGTAGAGCAGAAGATAGCCACGATGCTATTCGTCTACGCTTGAATAATGCACGAACAGAAATACAGCAGTGGCACCGTTATGATTATGTTATTATCAACGAAGATTTAAATCAGTCGTTATTTTTTGTTAGGTCAATTTATTTTGCAGAAGCAGTAAAACGAGAGCGCTGTTGTTTTTTAGAATCTTTTGTTAACGAGCTAGCTTCTGAAAAAATTGATTAG
- the fabD gene encoding ACP S-malonyltransferase, whose protein sequence is MGVAFTFPGQGSQVVGMGKVLSEQFSAARMVFEEVDDALGEKLSRIIFEGPGDTLMLTANAQPALMAVSVAVIRVMEGLGFDIRSKVKFVAGHSLGEYSALCAAGAFSLADTARLLRIRGNAMQVAVAVGAGLMVALIGLDKKDIEEICKIVSEEGVCQIANDNGGGQFIISGEARAVKKAMEIASEKGAKRVVLLPVSAPFHSILMQPAADAMEVALRSVDMVAPIVPLVENVSVTPENDPERIRALLVHQVVGQVRWRETIEWFGANGVDTLFEIGSGKILTGLARRIDKDMKGLTVGTGEEIEEALRVLNL, encoded by the coding sequence ATGGGCGTTGCGTTTACTTTTCCAGGGCAAGGTAGCCAAGTTGTTGGTATGGGAAAGGTTCTTTCGGAGCAATTTTCTGCGGCAAGGATGGTTTTTGAGGAAGTTGATGATGCATTAGGCGAGAAATTATCACGCATAATTTTCGAAGGTCCAGGTGATACATTAATGTTAACAGCAAATGCTCAGCCGGCGTTGATGGCAGTGTCTGTTGCAGTTATTCGCGTTATGGAAGGGTTAGGTTTTGACATAAGGTCAAAAGTAAAATTTGTTGCAGGTCATTCTTTGGGAGAGTATTCTGCTCTTTGTGCTGCTGGTGCATTTAGTTTAGCTGATACGGCGAGGCTTTTGAGAATTCGTGGAAATGCTATGCAGGTGGCTGTTGCTGTTGGTGCAGGTTTGATGGTTGCATTGATTGGTCTGGATAAGAAAGATATTGAAGAAATTTGTAAAATTGTCTCAGAAGAAGGGGTATGTCAGATCGCCAACGATAATGGAGGTGGTCAATTTATTATTTCGGGTGAGGCAAGGGCTGTCAAAAAAGCGATGGAGATTGCCTCCGAAAAAGGGGCCAAACGTGTGGTTTTACTTCCTGTGTCGGCTCCATTTCATTCGATTTTGATGCAACCCGCAGCTGATGCGATGGAAGTCGCTCTGAGATCCGTCGATATGGTCGCTCCTATCGTTCCGTTGGTCGAGAATGTGTCTGTCACACCAGAAAATGATCCTGAGAGGATTCGTGCTCTCCTTGTTCATCAAGTGGTTGGGCAAGTGCGTTGGCGTGAAACAATCGAGTGGTTTGGGGCTAATGGAGTGGATACACTCTTTGAAATTGGTTCCGGAAAAATATTAACAGGTTTGGCTCGTCGTATTGATAAAGATATGAAGGGTTTGACGGTTGGTACAGGTGAAGAAATTGAAGAAGCATTGAGAGTACTCAATCTTTAA
- the fabF gene encoding beta-ketoacyl-ACP synthase II: MRRVVVTGLGLVSPLAGDTENSWKRLLEGKSGVRRVTEFDVSDLSCQIAARIPVGDGTNGTYNADLYMDLKEQRKVDAFITYAIAAADQALADAEWHPKNDEDQIRTGVVIGSGIGGVEGIVEAGYTLRDKGPRRVSPFFIPGRLINLASGHVSIKYGLRGPNHAVVTACSTGAHAIGDASRLIAFGDADVMVAGGTESPVNRISLAGFAACKALSTNRNHDPEHASRPYDVDRDGFVMGEGAAVVVLEELEHAKKRGARIYAEIVGYGLSGDAYHITAPPEGGEGAQRSMISALERARVNVCDVDYINAHGTSTMADVIELAAVERVFGHCVSSISMSSTKSSVGHLLGAAGAAEAIFCILAIRDNIAPATLNLDDPSIETKIDLVPHRPRERKIDVVLSNSFGFGGTNASLLMRRFVG; this comes from the coding sequence ATGAGGCGTGTTGTTGTTACTGGTTTAGGATTGGTGTCTCCTCTTGCTGGTGATACCGAGAATAGTTGGAAGCGTCTTCTTGAAGGGAAAAGCGGTGTTCGGCGTGTTACTGAGTTTGATGTGAGTGATTTGTCGTGTCAAATCGCTGCACGTATTCCCGTAGGAGATGGGACGAATGGCACGTATAATGCTGATTTGTATATGGACCTTAAGGAGCAGCGTAAGGTTGATGCTTTTATTACATATGCAATAGCTGCTGCCGATCAAGCTCTTGCAGATGCTGAATGGCATCCTAAAAATGATGAAGATCAAATTCGTACTGGTGTTGTTATTGGCTCCGGAATTGGTGGTGTTGAAGGTATTGTTGAAGCAGGCTATACTCTTCGTGATAAGGGACCTCGTCGAGTTTCTCCGTTTTTTATACCAGGACGTTTGATTAATCTTGCCTCTGGTCATGTTTCCATCAAGTATGGCCTACGCGGTCCCAATCATGCAGTTGTAACTGCTTGTTCGACAGGAGCACATGCAATAGGAGATGCTTCTCGTCTGATTGCTTTTGGTGATGCAGATGTAATGGTAGCTGGAGGAACGGAATCTCCAGTGAATCGAATATCCCTCGCTGGATTTGCAGCTTGTAAGGCCCTTTCCACAAATCGCAATCATGATCCTGAGCATGCGTCGCGTCCTTACGATGTAGATCGCGATGGTTTTGTTATGGGAGAGGGGGCTGCGGTTGTTGTTTTGGAAGAGCTTGAACACGCAAAAAAAAGAGGTGCTCGTATTTATGCCGAGATTGTCGGTTACGGACTATCTGGTGACGCTTATCATATTACAGCCCCTCCGGAAGGAGGAGAGGGTGCGCAGCGTAGCATGATTTCTGCCCTTGAGCGCGCGCGTGTGAATGTGTGTGATGTAGACTATATCAATGCTCATGGTACATCAACGATGGCTGATGTTATAGAGCTAGCAGCTGTAGAACGCGTTTTTGGTCACTGTGTGTCCAGCATTTCAATGTCGTCTACAAAATCATCTGTTGGACATTTGTTGGGAGCTGCTGGTGCAGCAGAGGCTATTTTTTGTATTTTGGCTATACGAGATAATATAGCTCCAGCAACGCTTAATCTTGATGACCCTTCAATCGAAACTAAAATTGATCTTGTTCCACACAGGCCGCGTGAGCGAAAGATTGATGTAGTTCTTTCTAATTCATTTGGTTTTGGTGGAACGAATGCATCTTTGCTTATGCGACGTTTTGTAGGATAG
- the mltG gene encoding endolytic transglycosylase MltG, translating into MSDAENKASLQDTGVALLGDLVNEADMLACEKHKRLHVHNSFIVLGHFFITLIIFVLLVISVPIYIGKIMFEGKRSVEKEQIISIRSGAGIWEIASLLEKNGLIRSSDVFVYGVSYYQKSTYLKAGEYLVPANASMKDIMDILVRGRSVEYFFTVPEGLTVQQIFDRLATNEILTGNLPEELPPEGSLMTDTVRFTRGTTRMEIIRRLREGQAKLVKEIWDARSPNLPIKSMDEFVVLASIIEKETAIPEERSKVAAVFYNRLIKGMRLQSDPTVIYGIFGGRGKPPGRAIYRSDLEKETPYNTYKINGLPPTAIANPGRGSLKAAANAPEIDALYFVADGSGGHVFSKTLEEHNANVRKWRALKQDH; encoded by the coding sequence CTGTCCGATGCAGAAAATAAAGCATCCCTACAGGATACGGGTGTTGCTTTATTGGGTGATTTGGTTAATGAAGCTGATATGTTAGCATGTGAGAAGCATAAAAGATTGCATGTGCATAACTCATTTATTGTTCTTGGACACTTTTTTATAACACTGATAATCTTCGTTCTTTTGGTGATTAGCGTCCCTATCTATATCGGGAAAATTATGTTTGAGGGAAAGAGATCAGTTGAAAAAGAACAGATTATTTCTATCCGTTCTGGTGCAGGAATTTGGGAAATTGCATCACTTCTTGAAAAAAATGGTCTCATTCGATCATCAGACGTTTTTGTATACGGAGTTAGCTATTATCAAAAATCAACATACCTTAAAGCAGGTGAGTATCTGGTACCAGCGAATGCTTCGATGAAAGATATTATGGACATTCTTGTTCGAGGAAGGTCTGTTGAATATTTTTTTACAGTGCCAGAAGGTTTGACGGTTCAGCAAATTTTTGATCGATTGGCGACGAATGAGATTTTGACAGGTAATCTTCCTGAGGAATTACCTCCAGAAGGTAGCTTAATGACGGATACAGTGCGTTTTACCCGTGGCACTACACGTATGGAGATTATAAGGCGGTTGCGTGAAGGGCAGGCCAAGTTAGTGAAAGAAATATGGGATGCTCGTTCGCCAAATTTACCAATTAAATCTATGGATGAATTTGTTGTACTAGCCTCAATTATTGAGAAAGAAACAGCAATCCCAGAGGAAAGATCAAAGGTTGCTGCGGTGTTTTACAATCGTCTCATCAAGGGGATGCGTCTGCAATCTGATCCTACGGTTATTTATGGTATTTTTGGTGGAAGAGGTAAGCCACCAGGTCGTGCTATTTATCGTTCAGATCTCGAAAAGGAAACGCCATATAATACATACAAAATTAATGGACTGCCGCCGACGGCTATTGCAAATCCAGGTCGAGGTTCTTTAAAGGCAGCAGCAAATGCACCTGAGATTGATGCGCTTTATTTTGTTGCAGATGGTTCTGGTGGGCATGTATTTTCCAAAACCTTGGAAGAACATAACGCCAATGTTCGTAAATGGCGCGCATTAAAGCAGGATCATTGA
- a CDS encoding peptidylprolyl isomerase, translating into MNRFKNTALALFCLAFLSASGSYLNQLFVSQVVAQTSIAVTVNGNAITSYDIQKRVAFLKLQQREGNLAMQAREELIDEILKSTEVKNRGIDVSKEEVDDAFESFAEQNNMTLDYLSKILTQMDITVEHFKGFIRNQIGWGRLVNARYQAEGNLLTEQEVAHRILKNGGVKPSTNEYTLQQIIFVIPSHRRAELLKKRTQEANNFRTHFRGCEHSKKQAEGVVDVTIRSLGRFLEPQLPKNWEKDVRSTAVGKITNLQETSYGVEMLAVCKIKKVSDDRVAQLLFSIQDNEKSAPQKLEALSKKYLNELRQAAHIENSQ; encoded by the coding sequence ATGAACAGATTCAAAAATACTGCCCTTGCTTTGTTTTGTCTCGCTTTTTTGAGTGCGAGTGGTTCATATTTGAACCAGCTCTTTGTATCACAAGTTGTCGCACAAACTTCAATTGCTGTCACAGTCAATGGCAATGCCATAACAAGTTATGATATTCAGAAACGTGTTGCCTTTCTTAAATTACAGCAAAGAGAGGGGAATCTTGCTATGCAAGCAAGAGAAGAGCTCATTGATGAAATACTCAAAAGTACTGAAGTAAAGAATCGTGGTATTGATGTTAGTAAAGAAGAAGTTGACGACGCTTTTGAAAGTTTTGCAGAGCAAAATAATATGACTCTTGACTACCTCAGCAAAATACTAACTCAAATGGATATTACGGTGGAACACTTTAAGGGATTTATCCGTAACCAAATAGGATGGGGACGTCTTGTTAATGCGCGTTATCAAGCTGAAGGTAACCTCCTCACTGAGCAAGAGGTAGCTCACAGGATATTAAAGAATGGTGGTGTAAAACCCTCAACAAATGAATATACATTGCAGCAAATTATTTTTGTCATTCCTTCTCATCGCCGTGCAGAGCTCTTAAAAAAGCGCACACAAGAAGCAAATAATTTTCGTACACACTTCCGAGGTTGTGAGCATTCTAAGAAACAGGCAGAAGGCGTTGTAGATGTCACTATCCGCAGTTTGGGAAGATTTTTGGAACCACAACTTCCCAAAAATTGGGAGAAAGACGTTCGCTCAACAGCTGTTGGAAAAATAACCAATTTGCAGGAAACATCGTATGGTGTAGAGATGCTTGCTGTTTGTAAAATAAAAAAAGTTTCTGATGATCGTGTTGCGCAGCTTTTATTTTCCATCCAGGATAATGAAAAAAGTGCTCCTCAAAAACTTGAAGCTTTGAGCAAAAAGTACTTAAACGAATTGCGGCAGGCGGCACATATTGAAAATTCGCAATGA
- the fabG gene encoding 3-oxoacyl-[acyl-carrier-protein] reductase produces MFKLTGRKALITGASGGIGEAIARLFHAQGAIVGLHGTRKERLEEIATDLGKDSFVFPACLSEREAVKKLAETVENEMGGVDILVNNAGITRDGLFIRMQDTDWDDVLAINLTASFILTRALVHAMMRRRYGRIINITSIVGVVGNPGQTNYCAAKAGLIGFSKSLAQEIASRNVTVNCIAPGFIKSAMTDKLNEKQKEAIMAVIPMKRMGTGEEIASAAVYLASDEASYVTGQTMHINGGMAMI; encoded by the coding sequence ATGTTCAAATTAACAGGTCGAAAAGCTCTTATAACGGGGGCTTCAGGGGGAATTGGTGAGGCGATAGCGCGCCTTTTTCATGCACAGGGAGCGATTGTTGGGCTTCATGGAACACGTAAAGAACGGTTAGAAGAGATTGCAACAGACCTTGGAAAAGATTCTTTTGTATTTCCAGCTTGTCTTTCTGAGCGTGAGGCTGTTAAAAAATTAGCAGAGACAGTAGAAAATGAAATGGGGGGTGTTGATATCCTCGTGAATAATGCTGGTATCACTCGGGATGGTCTTTTCATACGTATGCAGGATACAGATTGGGATGATGTATTGGCTATCAATTTGACAGCTTCCTTCATTTTGACGCGTGCATTGGTACATGCTATGATGCGGCGTCGCTACGGTCGGATCATTAATATAACGTCTATTGTTGGTGTTGTAGGAAATCCTGGGCAAACAAATTATTGTGCAGCCAAAGCTGGTCTGATAGGTTTTTCTAAATCTTTAGCGCAGGAAATTGCATCAAGGAATGTAACGGTTAACTGCATTGCTCCGGGGTTTATTAAATCTGCAATGACCGATAAACTGAATGAAAAACAAAAAGAAGCGATTATGGCAGTGATTCCAATGAAGCGTATGGGAACGGGTGAAGAAATTGCTTCTGCAGCTGTTTATTTAGCTAGTGATGAGGCATCTTATGTTACTGGTCAGACAATGCATATCAATGGTGGAATGGCAATGATTTGA